Proteins encoded by one window of Arachis ipaensis cultivar K30076 chromosome B04, Araip1.1, whole genome shotgun sequence:
- the LOC107636527 gene encoding uncharacterized protein LOC107636527: MTIERVLCDLGASINLMPLSMMKKLLIEEVKPTRMSLQLADRSLNIPNGVVENLLVKVREFIFPYDFVILDMEEEGNNSIFLGRPFLATARAIIDVEKGEIVLRVHNEQMVINVFKAM; the protein is encoded by the coding sequence ATGACAATAGAGAGAGTTCTCTGTGACTTGGGTGCCAGCATAAATCTTATGCCTCTCTCCATGATGAAGAAATTGCTCATAGAGGAGGTGAAGCCTACAAGGATGTCACTACAGCTTGCTGATAGATCCCTTAATATACCTAATGGAGTGGTAGAAAATCTATTGGTGAAAGTTAGAGAGTTCATTTTCCCTTATGACTTTGTGATCCTAGATATGGAAGAGGAGGGAAATAACTCAATTTTCttgggaagaccttttctagccacagcaagagccatcattgatgtagagaaAGGTGAAATAGTTCTCAGGGTAcataatgaacaaatggtcatcAATGTCTTCAAGGCAATGTAA